One segment of Thermoanaerobacter kivui DNA contains the following:
- a CDS encoding UPF0236 family transposase-like protein, producing MDSLHTRGDAEILAYLFPGISAMTIWKVVQEIGERLKKESERKREAVFECGEIPEGKEETNKLYIEGDGVIIKLQRADKSKGEIKHFVIYEGKKEVSQSRYKLKNKLVISGLAEGTFI from the coding sequence TTGGATAGTTTACATACAAGAGGAGATGCAGAAATATTAGCCTATCTTTTTCCTGGCATTAGTGCAATGACAATATGGAAAGTAGTACAAGAAATAGGAGAGAGATTAAAGAAAGAAAGCGAAAGAAAAAGGGAAGCTGTATTTGAATGTGGAGAGATACCAGAAGGAAAAGAAGAAACGAATAAACTGTATATAGAAGGAGATGGAGTAATAATAAAGCTACAGAGAGCAGATAAAAGCAAAGGAGAAATAAAACACTTTGTAATCTATGAAGGGAAAAAAGAAGTATCCCAAAGTAGATACAAACTAAAAAATAAGCTAGTAATAAGTGGGTTAGCAGAAGGAACTTTCATTTAA
- a CDS encoding SPFH domain-containing protein, with translation MIILLIIFLFILLSSVKIVRTGYVYVVERMGQFYKVLEPGWHIILPFVDYVRAKVSTKQQILDIEPQSVITKDNVKILIDNVIFYKVINARDAIYNIENYKAGIIYSTITNMRNIVGNMTLDEVLSGRDKINSELLKIVDEITDAYGIKILSVEIKNIMPPEEIQQAMEKQMKAERDKRAMILQAEGEKQSAIAKAEGLKQAKILEAEAEKEANIRKAEGLKQSQLLEAEGKAKAIEVVAKAQAEAIALINKAIIESGTNETVIALKQIEALQEMAKNPANKLIIPDKLIDTLGSIAAVSELIKSSGEKK, from the coding sequence ATGATAATTTTATTAATAATTTTTTTATTTATTTTGCTTTCAAGTGTAAAAATAGTCAGGACGGGCTATGTTTATGTTGTTGAAAGAATGGGACAGTTTTATAAAGTGTTGGAACCCGGCTGGCACATTATTTTGCCATTTGTAGATTATGTACGTGCAAAAGTATCGACAAAACAGCAAATTCTTGATATAGAACCACAAAGTGTGATAACAAAAGATAATGTAAAAATTTTAATAGATAATGTCATATTTTATAAAGTTATAAACGCAAGGGATGCAATATATAACATAGAAAATTATAAGGCAGGTATTATATATTCTACAATAACGAATATGAGAAATATAGTTGGCAACATGACTCTGGATGAAGTTTTGTCAGGCAGAGATAAAATTAATTCAGAACTTCTTAAAATAGTAGATGAAATAACGGATGCTTATGGGATAAAAATTTTGTCTGTTGAAATAAAGAACATAATGCCTCCGGAAGAAATACAGCAGGCAATGGAAAAGCAGATGAAAGCGGAAAGAGACAAAAGAGCAATGATTTTGCAGGCAGAAGGTGAAAAGCAGAGTGCTATAGCAAAAGCAGAAGGTTTAAAGCAGGCAAAAATTCTGGAAGCGGAAGCAGAAAAGGAAGCTAATATAAGAAAAGCTGAAGGACTTAAGCAGTCTCAACTTTTGGAAGCGGAAGGTAAAGCAAAAGCAATAGAAGTGGTGGCAAAAGCACAAGCTGAAGCTATTGCTTTAATCAACAAAGCAATAATTGAATCGGGCACAAATGAAACAGTTATAGCGTTAAAACAAATAGAAGCGCTGCAGGAAATGGCAAAGAATCCGGCAAACAAATTAATAATTCCCGACAAACTGATAGATACACTTGGCAGTATAGCTGCTGTATCAGAACTGATAAAATCAAGCGGAGAAAAGAAATAA
- a CDS encoding response regulator: MEERKNSKSILIIDDSVLIRFMAKNILEAEGYDVETAATAEEAILKVKNKEKLFDLIIVDINLPNQNGFEFIQKLKSQAEYKNIPVMILSADATPLSIREAVEVGAVEYFIKPFKAAELVKRVVKLIEYVKEEDHYPELKELLKKEINRAKRGNENLSLVLTQCNGKVKIEISKIAEQLKNKLRDIDTVFEVDKNTLALILPVTGADGAAVVIKKLKDKLPGKWYFHISTYPDNGKNEEELINFAKENLMKEESNSKQETAETKEI; this comes from the coding sequence ATGGAAGAAAGAAAAAATAGTAAGAGCATTCTAATAATAGATGACTCTGTATTAATACGGTTTATGGCTAAAAATATATTAGAAGCAGAAGGATATGACGTTGAAACTGCAGCTACTGCTGAAGAAGCAATATTGAAAGTAAAAAATAAAGAGAAATTATTTGATTTAATAATTGTAGACATTAATCTCCCGAATCAGAATGGCTTTGAATTTATACAGAAACTAAAATCGCAGGCGGAATACAAAAACATTCCGGTGATGATATTGAGCGCAGATGCTACACCACTTTCAATTAGAGAGGCAGTAGAAGTTGGTGCAGTAGAATATTTCATTAAGCCCTTCAAAGCAGCTGAGCTTGTAAAACGTGTGGTAAAGCTAATAGAATATGTTAAAGAAGAAGACCACTATCCAGAACTTAAAGAGCTGCTGAAAAAAGAAATAAACCGGGCGAAAAGAGGCAATGAAAATCTTTCTTTAGTGTTGACTCAATGCAACGGGAAAGTCAAAATTGAAATTTCAAAAATAGCAGAACAGCTAAAAAACAAACTTCGTGACATAGATACAGTATTTGAGGTTGATAAAAATACACTGGCTTTAATTCTTCCTGTTACAGGAGCTGATGGTGCAGCGGTTGTAATAAAAAAACTTAAAGATAAACTGCCGGGGAAATGGTATTTTCACATAAGTACATATCCTGATAACGGGAAAAATGAAGAAGAGTTAATTAATTTTGCAAAAGAAAACTTAATGAAGGAAGAATCAAATTCAAAACAAGAGACGGCAGAAACAAAAGAAATATAA
- a CDS encoding MarR family winged helix-turn-helix transcriptional regulator, giving the protein MKLGYIDSLEMFLREINHILNLYTRSYLNEKNITMARFWVMNKLSVDNPITMKELQRRLLLAPGTLTGLVDNLVSDGLVERWRDETDRRLVYLVLTQEGDKLLKEILQYRTSILANILKKIDGLDVERLNSDLRLIWNQLKECETC; this is encoded by the coding sequence ATGAAACTAGGTTATATAGACAGTTTAGAAATGTTTTTACGAGAGATAAATCACATATTAAATTTATATACTCGAAGCTATCTCAACGAAAAAAATATAACAATGGCAAGATTTTGGGTTATGAATAAGCTGTCGGTTGACAATCCAATAACCATGAAAGAATTGCAAAGGAGGCTACTGCTGGCTCCCGGCACTCTGACAGGGCTTGTTGACAATCTTGTAAGTGATGGGCTCGTTGAAAGATGGCGAGATGAAACTGACAGAAGGCTTGTTTATCTCGTTTTAACACAAGAAGGTGACAAACTATTAAAGGAGATCTTACAATATCGTACATCAATACTTGCAAATATTTTGAAAAAGATTGATGGACTTGACGTAGAACGTCTAAACAGTGATTTAAGGTTAATTTGGAATCAATTGAAAGAATGTGAGACTTGCTAA
- a CDS encoding glycosyltransferase family 2 protein, protein MKEVGGFSPYTATEDIDITWKIQKRFYEVWFVPQAVALIQSPATLREYWKQRKRWALGGWHLLRTHKDIFKSWHWRYLWPVYFDFVLGYLWAFCFVFGTLLWAISSIFFHYPLGISPIPAWYGALLSVAGVVQMSVAAFLNYDYDRNLWKTLFWVPWYFLFLFAFGAFTVVWTAPKGLFGSLTGTGKWKSPKRLKMEKPDIRG, encoded by the coding sequence TTGAAGGAAGTTGGCGGTTTTTCACCATATACTGCGACTGAAGATATTGATATAACCTGGAAGATTCAAAAGCGTTTCTATGAAGTTTGGTTTGTACCTCAGGCAGTAGCCCTAATACAGTCTCCAGCAACGTTGAGAGAATACTGGAAACAGCGCAAGCGCTGGGCACTTGGAGGCTGGCATTTACTGCGAACTCATAAAGATATTTTTAAAAGCTGGCACTGGCGTTATTTATGGCCTGTTTATTTTGACTTTGTACTGGGATACCTGTGGGCATTCTGTTTTGTCTTTGGCACACTTTTGTGGGCTATAAGCAGTATATTTTTCCATTATCCTCTGGGAATTAGTCCAATTCCAGCCTGGTATGGGGCACTTCTTTCCGTTGCAGGGGTGGTACAAATGTCAGTTGCTGCTTTTTTGAATTATGACTACGACAGAAACTTATGGAAAACACTTTTCTGGGTTCCCTGGTATTTTCTATTTCTCTTTGCATTTGGTGCCTTTACTGTGGTGTGGACAGCTCCAAAAGGACTTTTTGGAAGTTTAACTGGAACTGGCAAATGGAAGAGCCCAAAAAGACTAAAAATGGAGAAACCGGATATTCGAGGATGA
- a CDS encoding glycosyltransferase family 2 protein — protein sequence MTIWEVIGWYVFTYPLAMSIIWTLAGIYFWWRREKSYSRKPSQWRKIGAKNWPPVTILVPCHNEEVSIAATCTALQFLNYPNYRVVFIDDASSDNTANIIRRFVGLNPNFHLLRLSENQGKANALNTALSVDVL from the coding sequence ATGACAATATGGGAAGTCATAGGATGGTATGTATTTACTTATCCTCTTGCAATGAGCATAATTTGGACACTTGCAGGAATATATTTCTGGTGGAGGCGTGAAAAAAGTTATTCAAGAAAACCCAGTCAATGGAGAAAAATTGGGGCGAAAAATTGGCCGCCAGTTACTATTCTTGTACCCTGCCATAATGAAGAGGTAAGTATTGCAGCAACATGCACGGCTTTACAATTTTTAAACTACCCAAATTACAGAGTAGTATTTATAGATGATGCATCCAGCGATAACACAGCGAATATTATTAGAAGATTTGTTGGTTTGAATCCCAATTTTCATCTCCTGCGACTTTCTGAAAATCAGGGAAAAGCCAATGCTTTAAATACTGCCCTGTCGGTTGATGTGTTGTAG
- the arsC gene encoding arsenate reductase (thioredoxin) → MSKNKKILYFICTGNSCRSQMAEGFGKYYGKDDFEVYSGGVEAHGLNPKAIQVMKEIGIDISNQTSDLLDENILFKADYVITLCGDARDKCPALPPSIKSLHWDLEDPARATGTEEEVLNKFREIRDIIKENVKNLIEDIKEHSH, encoded by the coding sequence GTGTCAAAAAATAAAAAAATTTTGTATTTTATATGCACTGGCAATTCCTGTAGAAGTCAAATGGCAGAAGGTTTTGGCAAATATTATGGAAAAGATGATTTTGAAGTATATAGTGGTGGTGTAGAAGCTCACGGCTTAAATCCAAAAGCTATACAGGTCATGAAAGAAATAGGAATTGATATAAGCAATCAGACTTCCGATTTATTGGATGAAAATATCCTTTTTAAAGCAGATTATGTAATAACTTTATGCGGTGATGCAAGAGATAAATGTCCTGCTTTGCCTCCATCAATAAAAAGCCTCCATTGGGACTTAGAAGACCCTGCAAGAGCAACAGGCACAGAAGAAGAAGTTTTAAATAAATTTCGTGAAATAAGAGATATAATCAAAGAAAATGTAAAAAATTTGATAGAAGATATAAAGGAGCACTCGCACTAA
- a CDS encoding DUF1294 domain-containing protein: protein MEKFLVFTLLTLNVFSFILMGIDKYKATHKLWRIEEKTFFLLSLSGGSIGVLIGMYIFRHKTRHKLFTIGIPLIILFQSLLIFYMKFW, encoded by the coding sequence ATGGAAAAGTTTTTGGTGTTTACTTTATTAACTTTAAATGTATTTTCTTTCATCTTAATGGGTATTGATAAATATAAGGCAACTCACAAGCTTTGGAGAATAGAAGAGAAAACATTTTTTCTTTTATCACTGTCTGGTGGTTCTATAGGTGTGTTGATTGGCATGTATATATTCAGACACAAGACAAGACATAAATTATTCACAATAGGAATACCCTTGATTATTTTGTTTCAATCTTTGTTAATTTTTTATATGAAGTTTTGGTAA
- a CDS encoding glycosyltransferase family 2 protein has protein sequence MSSPADVCAVAGHVLVRNSRNNILTRMQEWDYFMGIASLKRMQGLYQGTLVAQGAFSLYKTDVVRDVGGWDDVIGEDIVLTWKFFKKNYRVYFEPTAVAFTEVPEKAKHFIRQRSRWARGMFEGLKTAGPWDQRRFLTAFLIGIDILIPFVDFAYTFFWIPGLIMAFFGKYYIVGPYTLLVLPLNVVVTVVMYAFQKRVFDTLGLKIRRNRIGYILYLLFYQLIHSPIAVWGYIQEIFQLRRVWK, from the coding sequence TTGAGTTCTCCAGCTGACGTTTGTGCAGTAGCAGGACATGTTCTTGTAAGAAACAGCAGAAATAACATATTAACAAGAATGCAAGAATGGGACTACTTCATGGGAATTGCTTCTTTAAAAAGAATGCAGGGGCTGTATCAAGGAACGCTTGTAGCGCAGGGTGCTTTCAGTCTTTATAAAACAGATGTTGTAAGAGATGTAGGTGGCTGGGATGATGTAATAGGAGAAGATATTGTGTTAACGTGGAAATTTTTTAAGAAAAACTACAGAGTATATTTCGAACCAACAGCGGTAGCGTTCACAGAAGTTCCAGAGAAAGCAAAGCATTTCATAAGACAGAGATCCCGCTGGGCAAGAGGCATGTTCGAAGGATTAAAAACTGCAGGTCCGTGGGATCAAAGAAGATTTCTGACTGCTTTTCTAATCGGAATAGACATATTGATACCTTTTGTAGATTTTGCTTATACATTTTTCTGGATACCTGGCTTGATAATGGCGTTTTTTGGTAAGTACTACATTGTAGGACCTTATACACTGCTGGTATTACCATTAAATGTTGTTGTGACAGTTGTTATGTATGCATTTCAAAAAAGAGTTTTTGATACTCTTGGTTTAAAAATACGCAGAAACAGAATAGGATATATCCTTTATCTACTTTTCTATCAGCTCATACATTCACCGATTGCGGTGTGGGGTTATATACAGGAAATTTTTCAACTTCGCAGAGTGTGGAAATGA
- a CDS encoding NfeD family protein, which produces MNDLMLFWIVVIFAGIIIDIITSNILFVSFSIGALTAIIVQLMGFSSVWQIVVFLFVGNTAFAVSYFYIRKHIKNIPQVSPYEKTFIGRTIKLANDIDTEGQVMLDGTYWLAITKKPLKAGDTAEIIGIEGNKLLIKRKE; this is translated from the coding sequence ATGAATGATTTGATGCTTTTCTGGATTGTTGTAATTTTCGCGGGAATTATTATAGATATAATAACAAGCAATATTCTTTTCGTAAGCTTTTCTATTGGTGCTTTAACAGCAATTATTGTACAACTTATGGGCTTCTCTTCAGTTTGGCAAATAGTTGTTTTTCTTTTTGTTGGAAATACAGCTTTTGCAGTAAGTTATTTCTATATTCGTAAGCATATTAAAAATATTCCTCAAGTAAGCCCTTATGAAAAGACTTTTATCGGGCGCACAATTAAGTTAGCTAATGATATAGATACAGAAGGGCAGGTGATGCTTGATGGAACTTATTGGCTAGCAATAACAAAAAAACCTTTAAAAGCAGGTGATACTGCTGAAATAATAGGCATAGAAGGAAATAAATTATTAATTAAAAGAAAGGAGTAA
- the ppsA gene encoding phosphoenolpyruvate synthase: protein MAYKFVKWFNELGKDDVELVGGKGANLGELTQAKISVPPGFCITAEAYKYFIETTGLASKIKDIISKTDINNLEQLKKNTSDVRDMITNTPMPPEIEKEIIEAYKELGGNDGPVKVAVRSSATAEDLPDASFAGQQDTYLNVCGEEDVLVHVRRCWASLWTARATAYRQAQGFDHFSVYLCVVVQRMIQSEISGVAFTANPISGNRQEIMINASWGLGEAVVSGKVTPDEYVVDKSNFRIIEKTISDKNLMIVADPDSESGSVEIEVSKYLGSEYVKKQCLSDEQILALCQQLIKIEGHYGVPQDVEWGYEKGNFYILQCRPITTLGKVQNEDKKVNTTSEKKVLVRGLGASPGMAAGRVVLINDFDDVTKIEKNTVLVTKMTNPDMVPAMKKSAAIITDEGGRTCHAAIVSRELGIPCIVGTKNATEILKEGMEVTVDASRGVVYEGHISLDEENTEKLSKESGPLINRVLWKELAPVTATKIYMNLGEPEAIARYKDLPFDGIGLMRTEFIFTDHIGAHPMYLLKTHQEKMFIDKLAEGISTVAQAVYPRPVVVRFSDFRTNEFRGLKGGENEPIENNPMIGWRGVSRYISPEYEAGFRLECKAIRKVRKEFQLTNVYVMLPFVRTTSEVRQVLNIMAEEGLSSGLDFKVWIMAEVPSVIFLAEQFCTLVDGFSIGSNDLTQLILGADRDSAKLSNMGYLDERNEAVICAISHLIEVARKYGKTVSICGQGPSVYPEFTEFLVRKGITSISVNPDAVVDTRRLVASVEQKIILESLRQYNK, encoded by the coding sequence ATGGCATATAAATTTGTTAAATGGTTTAATGAACTGGGGAAAGATGATGTGGAGTTGGTAGGAGGCAAAGGGGCTAATCTTGGAGAACTAACCCAAGCTAAGATTTCAGTACCACCGGGTTTTTGTATTACTGCAGAGGCTTATAAATATTTCATTGAAACAACAGGTTTAGCATCAAAAATTAAGGATATCATTAGCAAAACGGATATTAACAATTTGGAACAATTGAAAAAAAATACGTCAGATGTACGGGATATGATTACAAATACACCTATGCCACCTGAAATCGAGAAGGAAATTATTGAAGCTTATAAAGAACTTGGAGGTAACGATGGCCCAGTAAAAGTGGCTGTAAGAAGTTCTGCAACAGCAGAAGATTTGCCTGATGCATCTTTTGCCGGTCAGCAGGATACATATCTTAATGTTTGTGGTGAAGAAGATGTACTTGTTCATGTGCGCCGTTGCTGGGCTTCTCTGTGGACTGCCAGAGCTACCGCTTACCGTCAAGCACAAGGATTCGATCATTTTTCGGTGTATTTATGTGTTGTAGTGCAAAGAATGATTCAATCAGAGATTTCAGGAGTGGCTTTTACGGCAAATCCGATTTCCGGAAATAGGCAGGAGATAATGATAAACGCCAGCTGGGGTTTAGGGGAAGCTGTTGTTTCAGGTAAGGTAACACCTGATGAGTATGTAGTTGATAAAAGCAATTTTAGGATCATAGAAAAAACGATTTCTGACAAAAATCTAATGATTGTTGCTGATCCTGACTCAGAAAGTGGCTCTGTGGAAATAGAAGTATCCAAATACTTAGGTTCAGAATATGTTAAAAAGCAGTGTCTTTCAGACGAACAGATTTTGGCTTTGTGTCAGCAGCTTATAAAGATTGAAGGTCATTATGGTGTACCACAGGATGTTGAGTGGGGATATGAAAAAGGAAATTTCTATATACTTCAATGTCGTCCTATAACAACGTTGGGGAAAGTACAAAATGAAGATAAAAAGGTTAATACAACAAGTGAGAAGAAGGTTTTAGTTAGAGGATTGGGAGCATCACCTGGAATGGCTGCAGGCAGGGTTGTTCTTATTAATGATTTTGATGATGTTACCAAAATTGAAAAAAACACCGTTCTTGTAACAAAAATGACAAACCCGGATATGGTTCCTGCTATGAAAAAGTCAGCGGCTATTATAACCGATGAAGGAGGTCGTACCTGCCATGCAGCTATTGTATCCCGTGAGCTTGGTATTCCTTGTATTGTGGGAACAAAAAATGCTACAGAAATTTTAAAGGAAGGCATGGAAGTAACTGTTGATGCTTCCCGAGGAGTAGTTTATGAAGGACATATTAGCTTGGATGAAGAGAATACAGAAAAACTAAGCAAAGAATCAGGTCCATTGATAAATAGGGTACTATGGAAAGAGCTTGCGCCTGTTACTGCCACAAAGATATATATGAATTTGGGAGAACCGGAAGCCATTGCACGCTATAAAGATTTACCATTTGATGGGATAGGCCTCATGAGAACAGAATTTATATTTACAGATCATATAGGGGCTCATCCTATGTACCTTTTAAAAACCCATCAGGAAAAAATGTTTATTGACAAACTGGCAGAAGGTATTTCAACAGTAGCTCAGGCTGTTTATCCCCGACCAGTAGTTGTACGATTCAGCGATTTCAGGACCAATGAATTCCGTGGTTTAAAAGGAGGAGAAAACGAACCTATAGAAAACAATCCAATGATTGGATGGCGTGGTGTTTCTCGTTATATTTCTCCTGAGTATGAAGCTGGATTTCGCCTTGAATGTAAAGCGATAAGGAAAGTCAGGAAAGAATTTCAGCTTACAAATGTTTACGTTATGCTTCCATTTGTAAGAACTACCTCAGAGGTTCGCCAGGTTTTGAATATAATGGCTGAAGAGGGTCTTTCCTCTGGCTTGGATTTTAAGGTATGGATTATGGCGGAGGTTCCTTCAGTTATCTTCCTTGCCGAACAATTCTGCACCTTAGTGGATGGTTTCAGTATAGGATCCAATGATCTGACCCAGTTAATACTTGGTGCCGATCGTGATTCTGCCAAGTTGAGTAATATGGGGTATCTTGATGAGCGTAATGAGGCAGTCATTTGTGCAATTTCCCACCTTATAGAGGTTGCTCGTAAATATGGTAAGACTGTTTCCATATGTGGACAGGGACCTTCGGTTTATCCTGAATTTACCGAATTCCTAGTTCGTAAGGGAATAACCAGTATTAGCGTAAATCCTGATGCCGTTGTTGATACACGTCGTCTTGTTGCCAGCGTAGAGCAAAAGATAATTTTAGAAAGTCTTCGCCAGTACAATAAATAA
- the hfq gene encoding RNA chaperone Hfq, whose protein sequence is MSSSKTAINLQDVFLNQVKKEQVPVTIYLFKGIPLTGLVKGFDNYTVVLEVEENKQQMLIFKSAISSIIPKKSIIFTQSDKNERKEN, encoded by the coding sequence ATGAGCAGCTCAAAAACAGCTATTAATTTACAAGATGTTTTTCTAAATCAAGTAAAAAAAGAACAGGTGCCTGTGACAATTTATTTATTCAAAGGTATACCATTAACAGGCCTTGTAAAAGGTTTTGACAATTATACTGTAGTTTTAGAAGTAGAAGAAAACAAACAGCAAATGCTAATTTTTAAAAGTGCAATTTCTTCGATTATTCCGAAAAAATCCATAATTTTTACTCAGTCGGATAAGAATGAAAGAAAAGAAAATTAA
- a CDS encoding kinase/pyrophosphorylase — protein sequence MLGPALDALKQITGREPHFEPGLMRRVNEEYFKRVEAIEFAVKYDDGIDPKGITKADMVVVYIKNWSMPRR from the coding sequence ATACTTGGACCAGCACTCGATGCTTTAAAGCAAATAACAGGAAGAGAACCTCATTTCGAACCAGGTCTTATGAGAAGAGTAAATGAAGAGTATTTCAAAAGGGTAGAAGCTATCGAGTTTGCGGTAAAATACGACGATGGTATAGATCCTAAGGGCATTACGAAGGCAGATATGGTAGTAGTGTATATAAAGAATTGGAGTATGCCTAGGAGGTGA
- a CDS encoding ABC transporter permease encodes MKCDKSEGAFSALTDEKRHSFSILSKFIAYIANSFTIAEMEIRKLRHDPTELFTRAVQPALWLLVFGQAFSKVWAIPTGNVNYQTFMTPGILAQSMMFISIFYGLSIIWDKDQGILQKLIALPVPRFAFVTGKALGAGVRAISQVVIILFLSLLIGIKLHWSIVNILMSVITIIFGAIIFSSLSMAIAAIVKNRERFMGIGQVITMPLFFASNAIYPIEIMPHWLQIVAQINPLSYIVELLRGYLLNSPIPNAGLDWLIIIFITVILQLCAALLYPRIVV; translated from the coding sequence ATGAAATGCGACAAGTCAGAAGGCGCATTCAGCGCTTTGACTGATGAAAAACGACACAGTTTTTCTATACTATCAAAATTTATAGCCTATATAGCTAATTCCTTTACTATTGCTGAGATGGAAATAAGAAAATTGCGCCATGACCCCACTGAACTTTTTACTCGTGCAGTTCAACCAGCTTTATGGTTGTTGGTTTTTGGCCAGGCTTTTTCCAAAGTATGGGCTATTCCGACAGGAAATGTTAATTACCAGACATTTATGACTCCAGGAATTCTGGCACAGTCTATGATGTTTATATCAATTTTTTATGGCTTGAGCATTATTTGGGACAAAGACCAGGGAATTCTTCAAAAATTAATTGCACTGCCAGTACCTCGCTTTGCATTTGTTACGGGAAAAGCTTTGGGAGCCGGTGTAAGGGCAATAAGTCAAGTAGTGATTATACTGTTTCTTTCCTTGTTAATAGGGATAAAATTGCATTGGAGCATTGTTAACATATTAATGAGCGTAATTACTATAATTTTTGGGGCTATTATCTTTTCTTCTTTATCCATGGCTATTGCTGCTATAGTCAAAAACAGAGAAAGATTTATGGGCATAGGACAGGTAATAACAATGCCTCTTTTCTTTGCCAGTAATGCAATTTATCCTATTGAGATTATGCCTCATTGGCTGCAAATAGTAGCACAAATAAATCCTCTGAGTTATATTGTAGAACTTTTAAGAGGATATTTATTAAATAGTCCTATACCAAATGCAGGCTTGGATTGGCTAATAATAATATTCATAACTGTTATTTTGCAATTATGTGCCGCATTATTATATCCAAGAATCGTTGTATGA
- a CDS encoding ABC transporter ATP-binding protein: protein MEAGVYMPFSVEVKNLRKLFGKYEAVAGISFNINEGEVFGLLGPNGAGKTTTIRMITTLLPPTSGEIKIEGINVIKNGGYIRNLIGYVPQALSADSTLTGYENLLFVAKLLRLPKKAREERINHILDILNLSEAANRIVKEYSGGMVRKLEIGQALIHRPKLLILDEPTVGLDPVARRNVWEVLEALRKETGLTILITTHYMEEAEALCDRVAIMNKGRIAALGTPEELKAMTGNKEATLEDVFTFFTGNRLESGGSFNEMRQVRRRIQRFD from the coding sequence TTGGAAGCAGGTGTTTATATGCCTTTTTCTGTTGAAGTTAAAAATCTAAGGAAGCTTTTTGGAAAGTATGAAGCAGTTGCAGGTATAAGTTTTAACATAAACGAAGGAGAAGTTTTTGGCTTATTGGGACCTAATGGAGCAGGAAAAACAACTACAATTCGTATGATAACTACTCTTCTGCCTCCGACATCAGGCGAAATCAAAATAGAGGGAATAAATGTTATAAAAAATGGAGGTTATATTCGAAATTTAATAGGATATGTACCACAAGCCTTATCAGCCGATTCAACTTTAACAGGGTACGAAAATCTTCTCTTTGTTGCAAAATTATTGCGTTTACCTAAAAAAGCAAGAGAAGAAAGGATTAATCATATTCTTGACATATTAAATTTAAGCGAAGCAGCAAACAGGATTGTCAAAGAGTACTCTGGTGGTATGGTTAGAAAACTGGAAATCGGCCAGGCATTAATACACAGGCCCAAATTATTAATACTTGATGAACCGACAGTTGGTCTTGATCCTGTAGCACGACGTAATGTTTGGGAGGTTCTCGAAGCACTTAGAAAAGAAACGGGACTTACAATTTTAATAACGACTCATTATATGGAAGAAGCAGAAGCCCTGTGTGACAGGGTAGCTATTATGAATAAAGGCAGGATAGCTGCACTTGGTACACCTGAAGAATTGAAAGCGATGACGGGAAATAAAGAAGCCACTTTAGAAGATGTTTTTACATTTTTTACAGGCAATCGACTGGAAAGCGGGGGAAGTTTCAATGAAATGCGACAAGTCAGAAGGCGCATTCAGCGCTTTGACTGA